From Cydia splendana chromosome 4, ilCydSple1.2, whole genome shotgun sequence, one genomic window encodes:
- the LOC134789897 gene encoding glycylpeptide N-tetradecanoyltransferase 2-like, protein MDDNNASQSTELHKDNDVKPKKKNKNKKKRSGGDGDHGGSSSAADGIVAVPSSGDVHQNISIKDLKMAMDVLNLQQKPAKTTEEALHKSYQFWSTQPVPKMDEKIVSNEPIEPPKSPEDIRAEPYTLPDGFNWDTLNLNEPLVLKELYTLLNENYVEDDDCMFRFDYQTDFLKWALQPPGWRMDWHCGVRVVKSGRLVGFISAIPAQLRIYDHVQTVVEINFLCVHKKLRAKRVAPVLIREITRRVNLTGIFQGVYTAGIVLPKPIATCRYWHRSLNPKKLIDIKFSHLSRNMTMQRTLKLFKLPDLPKTPGFRKLEPQDSEKVVPLLNNYLSKFDLTPIFNEEDFKHWFTPQPDIIDSFVVEAADGSITDFVSYYTLPSTVVYHPVHKTLKAAYAFYNVSTKTPWVDLMHDALIAAKNSGFDVFNALDLMENKEFLEPLKFGIGDGNLQYYLYNWRCPSMTPNKIGLVLQ, encoded by the coding sequence ATGGATGATAATAATGCATCACAGTCTACTGAACTTCACAAGGACAATGACGTCAAACCTAAAAAGAAGAATAAGAACAAGAAAAAGCGTAGTGGAGGAGATGGTGACCACGGCGGGTCAAGTTCCGCCGCTGACGGGATAGTGGCCGTGCCCAGTTCTGGTGACGTCCACCAAAACATATCTATCAAAGATTTAAAAATGGCAATGGACGTCCTTAATCTACAACAGAAACCAGCTAAGACAACTGAGGAAGCTCTACACAAGTCATACCAGTTTTGGTCTACTCAGCCTGTCCCCAAAATGGATGAAAAAATTGTTTCTAATGAACCTATCGAACCACCCAAGTCACCAGAGGATATAAGAGCGGAACCTTACACTCTACCTGATGGCTTCAATTGGGATACCTTAAACTTAAATGAGCCTTTGGTTTTAAAGGAATTGTACACATTGCTAAATGAAAATTATGTGGAAGATGATGACTGTATGTTTCGTTTCGACTATCAAACGGATTTCCTCAAGTGGGCACTTCAGCCTCCTGGTTGGAGGATGGATTGGCACTGTGGTGTGCGTGTTGTGAAGTCGGGAAGATTAGTGGGCTTTATTTCTGCTATACCTGCCCAGTTGAGGATCTATGATCATGTGCAAACTGTTGTTGAAATAAACTTTCTTTGTGTGCACAAAAAGCTCCGTGCTAAAAGAGTTGCTCCTGTTCTGATCAGGGAGATAACTAGGAGAGTTAACTTGACGGGGATATTCCAAGGTGTCTACACAGCTGGAATTGTGCTGCCTAAACCAATTGCTACATGCCGCTATTGGCATAGATCCCTCAACCCAAAAAAACTAATTGACATTAAATTTAGTCACCTGTCAAGAAACATGACCATGCAAAGAACTCTAAAACTTTTTAAACTCCCAGATTTGCCTAAAACTCCAGGTTTTCGGAAATTAGAGCCTCAAGATTCTGAAAAAGTTGTTCCATTATTGAATAACTACTTGAGTAAGTTTGATTTGACTCCAATTTTTAATGAGGAGGACTTTAAGCACTGGTTTACTCCACAGCCAGATATTATTGACAGCTTTGTTGTGGAAGCTGCCGATGGTTCTATTACAGACTTTGTCAGTTATTATACACTGCCATCCACTGTTGTTTACCACCCTGTGCACAAAACACTGAAAGCTGCTTATGCATTTTATAATGTGTCCACAAAAACCCCATGGGTTGATTTAATGCATGATGCATTGATAGCTGCAAAGAACTCAGGGTTTGATGTTTTCAATGCATTGGACTTGATGGAGAATAAGGAGTTCTTGGAGCCACTGAAATTTGGCATAGGTGATGGTAATCTGCAGTACTACCTGTACAATTGGCGGTGTCCTAGCATGACACCAAATAAAATTGGTTTAGTCCTGCAATAA